A genome region from Nocardia sp. NBC_00565 includes the following:
- a CDS encoding class I adenylate-forming enzyme family protein, which translates to MGIRDRLSRLLAEAPADAEAIEHDELWWTWGQVQETARAVIDALAGADAGVDARVGVVLENRPEHVAVVAAVIASGRCVVMLSPLQPAVRLAADITGCGLPVVLAGAGVLARDGVLAAVTAHGLALELATDGAVRSTGGTVPAAAATNPGVAVEMLTSGTTGPPKRVHLRVEQLDQALFSSGQTPKNDRLLSRSASLVSAPLVHIGGLWRALSCLATGRRMILMPKFVLEPWVRAVERHQLRAASLVPAALRTVLDADVPKQRLASLQVVTSGTAPCPPELADAFFRKYGIPVLMTYGATEFAGAVVGWTLPMHEKWWDRKAGSSGRAFVGVELRVTGEDSTELPIGETGLLEVRTAQAAQGSAIWVRTSDLARIDADGFVWIQGRADDAIIRGGFKVQPETVKRALEMHAAVREAAVVGLPDPRLGAVPVAAIEVQPGHTPPAVAELITLCRAQLMPYEVPAHIVVLDELPRTPSSKVSRVELLDLVRARLAERTPA; encoded by the coding sequence GTGGGAATTCGAGACCGCCTGTCCCGGCTGTTGGCCGAGGCGCCCGCCGATGCCGAGGCGATCGAGCACGATGAGCTCTGGTGGACCTGGGGACAAGTTCAGGAGACCGCGCGGGCTGTCATCGACGCGCTCGCCGGCGCGGACGCGGGCGTCGACGCCCGCGTCGGTGTCGTGCTGGAGAACCGGCCCGAGCACGTCGCGGTGGTCGCCGCGGTGATCGCCTCCGGGCGCTGCGTGGTGATGCTCAGCCCGCTGCAGCCCGCCGTGCGACTCGCGGCCGATATCACCGGCTGCGGGCTACCCGTTGTTCTCGCCGGTGCCGGGGTGCTCGCGCGGGACGGCGTGCTCGCGGCCGTCACCGCGCACGGTCTCGCCCTCGAGCTCGCCACCGACGGCGCGGTGCGCTCCACCGGTGGGACGGTACCGGCCGCGGCGGCGACCAATCCCGGCGTCGCCGTCGAGATGCTGACCTCCGGCACCACCGGCCCGCCCAAGCGGGTGCACCTGCGGGTCGAGCAGCTGGACCAGGCGCTGTTCTCCAGCGGCCAGACGCCGAAGAACGATCGGCTGCTATCACGATCGGCGTCGCTGGTATCCGCGCCGCTGGTGCATATCGGCGGCCTGTGGCGGGCACTGTCCTGCTTGGCCACCGGGCGGCGGATGATCCTGATGCCCAAATTCGTCCTCGAACCCTGGGTGCGCGCGGTAGAGCGGCACCAGCTGCGGGCCGCGAGCCTGGTACCCGCGGCGTTGCGCACTGTGCTCGATGCCGACGTGCCGAAGCAGCGGCTGGCGAGTTTGCAGGTGGTCACCTCCGGCACCGCGCCCTGCCCGCCGGAACTCGCCGACGCGTTCTTCCGCAAATACGGCATTCCGGTGCTGATGACCTATGGCGCAACCGAATTCGCCGGCGCCGTCGTCGGGTGGACGCTGCCGATGCACGAGAAGTGGTGGGACCGTAAGGCGGGTAGCTCCGGGCGCGCATTCGTTGGCGTCGAGTTGCGGGTGACCGGCGAGGACAGCACGGAGCTGCCGATCGGGGAAACGGGTCTGCTCGAGGTGCGCACCGCCCAGGCCGCGCAGGGCAGTGCGATATGGGTCCGCACCAGCGACCTGGCCAGGATCGATGCCGACGGCTTCGTCTGGATCCAGGGACGTGCCGACGATGCGATCATCCGCGGCGGCTTCAAGGTGCAGCCGGAGACGGTCAAGCGCGCGCTGGAGATGCATGCGGCCGTCCGGGAGGCGGCCGTGGTCGGACTGCCGGATCCGCGGCTCGGCGCGGTGCCGGTGGCCGCGATCGAAGTCCAACCAGGCCATACCCCGCCCGCCGTCGCCGAACTCATCACCCTCTGCCGTGCGCAGCTCATGCCGTACGAGGTGCCCGCGCACATCGTCGTGCTCGACGAGCTGCCGCGGACCCCGTCGAGCAAGGTGAGCCGGGTCGAATTGCTCGACCTCGTGCGTGCCCGGCTCGCCGAACGCACCCCGGCATGA